The following DNA comes from Peromyscus leucopus breed LL Stock chromosome 2, UCI_PerLeu_2.1, whole genome shotgun sequence.
tacacttttctcatttgtttaaagatgtgtctctatgttctggatatcagccctgtCTTATTTTACATGCAGTGAGTCGCGCTCATCCACGGGAGTTATGTAGTTATGTACTATAAAGTCCCCACAAACACTGAGTTTAGCAAATACTAAAACACGGctaagccaggcttggtgacaacttggggttggagggaggaggatcaggaggtcagggttatccttggctacatagtgagttccaggctagcctgggctgtatgagactcTTTCTTCTAGGGAGAATATAAGATGAGGTTTCTGTGTGTCTTTGGCCATGACATTTTTGACAAACAATCAATACTTAACTTTCATGTGCCGTTGATTAAAGACACCCGATTTAatatgtgtttcttttaaaaatgtttattttagctgggcggtggtggcacacgcctttaatcccagcactcgggaggcagagccagatggatctctgtgagttcgaggtcaacctggtctacagagtgagttccaggaaaggctccaaagctacacagagaaaccccatcttgaaaaacaaaagcaaaaacaaaaatgtttattttatccttatgtgtatgggtgttttgcctgaatgtatgtctatgaaccatgtgcatgccagGTGTTCTAGAAGACCTGAAGAGGGTAttgattcccctggaactgaagttataaacagttgtgagctgccatctgggtgctgggaaatctagcccaggtcctccggaagagcagccagtactcttaatgctgagccatctctctagacccgtgatttaatatatatttttgattTATTAACATTTAACTCAAATCCTCATACCAGACATTTAGCACCCTGTGTTCTTTACAAAGCATACAGTCTTCGAGGGCACTAGACGGCACTTCAGAACTGTATCCAGGGGCATTTCAACAGGGCGCCCATCAGTGAACATCACCAACATGGAACAAAATGGTTCTAGACAGACACAAAGAGGATACATGCTTACAGCGTGTAGCCTTGATTGACGTTATCTGGGACATGTGCACCTCCAGTGTTTGCTACTCTGTTCATACCCACATCTGTCATAACCTCATAAGTGCCTCAAGTATTGATTTCGAGGCTACAAGTACATTTTAGTAAGTAAGCAAGTTCAAAAATATACAACCTGAGAATAGGATTGCTATGAGGATAgatgcttgtgcacacacacaaaatctttgcagccctttttttttttttaactttacctATGAGGCCTTATATCATTGATATTGGTCAGCTTGTTCTTCAGCTCAGGTGTTTTCCTCTTCCTGACTCACAGGGAGCCAGATGAACCCTTCCTCTCTCAACCGTCTTCAGGATCCCAGAAGGGTTTAGGGCTGTGGCTTGTTGCCTTTTTTAAGTTGGAGAATTAATCTCTTACAAATGGTAGCATCCAGCCCTCTCCGTCTTCCTCTGAGACTGAGGAATTACCCACGTGCCCTTCTACCTGCCCGATGCTCGCCGCCTTTGTGTCTGCTGCTTGAGTTCCTCCCCGACCTCGCTGGCCCTCGTCCTTGTGGCACCCCCAGGGGTGACCCCGCTACTACACAGGTCTCAGTgagtcctgcccacacctgcaccCACTCTCTACCCATCCTGGCTTCCCGCCTCTGTTTCCCTCATCATTCTCTTCACCGACTTAACACTAATTACAGTTGGTATAGTTCGTCTCAGGCAGTAATGTATTTACACATTTGCACAGCCCGTGTTTAGTGGGCAGAAGAGCGTGACTCTGGGAGGTAAGGCTGGACCTGATTTCGTTCGTCAGTGGGGACTCCTTGAGTAAGTCTCCAGCCTTCTCTCCACCCTGATTCTTGCGTCTGTGAAGTGAGACCACACCCACCGTGGCCGCTGCTCACTCAACTGTACTGAGAACTTGGCTAGCACGGGCTAGGATCTTTCAAGGTTCCTCGTCAGAGGCTATAACATGTGCTGTTATAACCAACTTTCTTGGTTGTCCCCTTTGAGGTTCTCAATGGCCAGGGCTCGTGAAGGAATGGGTGGTCAGAAAAAcagattatgaaaaataaaatcttagctgggcggtggtggcgcacgcctttgatcccagcactcgggaggcagaggcaggcggatctctgtgagttcgaggccagcctgagctacagattgagtcccaggaaaggcgcaaagctacacagagaaaccctgtctcggaaaaaaatgaaaaataaaatcttatattCAGTTTCTgattaaatgttaatttttgagAAATGGCAAGTTTGTCTTAGTAGCTCTGTTTTGTTTGGGAGAATATGGAAATCAGTTTGCATCCCCTAAGGCTAGAATGAAAACACCAGCTTAGAAAAATCCATCCATGCGTAAACTCTGTGAGAATGCAGAGCTGATGAGGGCAGGAGAGACTCCTGAGGACTGAGCACACAAGTCTGGGTCTGAAATGTTCAGTTCACAGACCTCCCGAGAAATGCGcatgttccagaacagtcagaagGTGAGTGTTCTAGatctcatttctccctttcctttcttttcctttcttcctttatctccCCCTCCACCACCTTTGAggcaggtctcactctgtagaccaggctggctcagtctcagagatctgcctgcttctgcctcctaaatgctggcattaaaaggATGCTCTCacgccggggcggtggtggcccacacctttaataccagcacttgggaggcagaggcaggtggatctctgtgagttctgaggccagcctgagctacagagtgagttccaggaaaggttgcaaagctacatagagaaaccctgtctccaaaaaaacaaaaacaaacaaccaaaaaaataaaataaaaataaaaacaaacaaccaaccacGAAAAGTACACACTCCCACACCCGGACCCCCTCCCCCACTACAAGGACACCATGTAGCTTCTTTCTTACCTGTTGTCTGTAGGCTTAAGCCTGGGTCCAGCTTTGTGTGGGGCTTTGAGCTGATGAACAGAAagcagagcacacacacagtgacaatgAAGGCCAGCAGGACCACGGCTGCTGTGGAGAGTCCCACAAGAGCTCCGATGCTGGGGAGAGAAGACCACAGGGGGCTGAGTGAGTGCCAGGGCCTGGGAAGGCAGAAGAGTGAGCGGTAGAATCAGCTTCAACTCTCCAGCTAGTATCAGCGGGGATCTTGTTCTGGTTTTCACACGTGTGTACTCCCCGGCCAATTACATgtgcatgtactcacacatacacacatataaatacattctTACAAGATGATATAAAGTAAAAGTAGCAAGACAATACTAGACACAAAACTTAGCCCAAACTTAACtaactaaatatatataaacataaacataaggTTGGCGGGGAAACATATCAAACTACTATTGAGCTATCTCTAGGTATAATATAGGCTGTAGATGTCCTGGCCATATCCCGTTGGGTCCTATCATTGTGGAATATCCGTACATTTTCAATCGCCAGCATCTGTTGCTCTTTGCTTGAGGACTTCTTAGACCCAGAACAAAACTCTTGAATAAGTCAGGAGTGCAGGATAATTAACGCTTCGCTCCTTGACCTGCCCTCAACCACAGTGGTGTATACATTCCCAGCTCCTATGTCCTCCTTAACTCTGAGGAATACATCGCATGCTGACTGGCAGAGGCGAAGAGCTGGTTACCTTGGTGCGGCTTGTTGATAACTTAACCTATTCGtagtgttttctctctgtctcatcaGTGTTTTCTGGGATCACTTTCCATAAAAAACTACTtagctgggggtggtggcacacgactttaatcccagcactcgggaggcagaggtaggcggatctctgtgagttcaggccagcctggtgtacagagtgagttctacgATAACTAGGTCTGtgcagagagactttgtctcaaaaaccaaaccaaacgagCAACCAAACCTCTTTGCCATCAACTCTTCAGCTTTAAGCACAAACCAACACACACCAGCTCCCTTTTTTTGGTATCTTTTTGTTGTGTCTTTTTCCACATTTCCCACGTTGGTTATGTGGTGTTTTTTAGTTCTTGTTGATACTTTAAAGAGCTATCTTGGGCCAGGGAGATAGCTCCCTTGTTGGAGCAccctaggtttcctagtggctgtacccagcaggactgcataagaggctGATTGGGCCATggacctgggtaccaggtgactgtaactagcaagggggaggtcttttgcccctccccttggcattgttataaacagacctttggaataaagttcggggccggtggataaggacccaggcccacccgagtccatcttgtgttttctctgtttctctcccatctttatttctaactaagtctcctcattatccctcattcctcaagagtccctggggtaaataggTGTGGGGGCTGGTCTTCTGTACTCACTAGGTGAAGTGCTTGCTTGacttgcaagcatgagaactcAAGTGGAATACCGGCTGGTAGACCTGTGTGCAGACAAGGAGCTCACTGTTTATGGGTGACATCTATGAGCACCAGGACGGGAAAGTGGCCTCTAAAAGAGAACCTTTGTGGAATGGATGAGAAGACTGGAGGATGCCTCCTCCCTAACCGGAGGTGAGTTAGGAAGCAGATGCTGCCTCTGAAACGCATTGTCCTCGGGGTTCTGTCTGGGGACCGAGGATACAGAGAAGAGGACAACAGAGAAGGCTCCGAGAGAGAGACCTGAAGTCAGCATCCTGATTTGCACAGAAACCCAACTAGAGGCCTCTGGACTCTCGAGCAGGCTTCGAGAGCAGGTACTTTTCAAGGTTTGACTCCTGATCCTGCCATACATCCCGCTTTGCTTGTCTGATCTTCATTCGTGACCCTTCCTAGCTTACCAGGTGGCCCTAAGTGTGGTGACATGGAGTTGGCACGACCTGGCCACCAACTCTGCCCCCCAGCTCACCTTCTGCCACAGTCTGGcagaaggaagatggaaggaggTCTTGGCCACTGGGCCAGATGGTGCGGTTATACCAGCTGCTTCTCCATGGgatgtcttttctttctgagatggtTAGCTTTTAAAGATGGCTTCCCCCGCTTCAAACTCTCTCAAAGGATACAGCGCTTACCTGGAGATTTTTATGCTTGCAAGAAAGAAATTTCATGAAATGGGCCAAATGAAATTTGGAACAAAGCAAAGTCTCCATGCCGCAGTGATGGGGCTCTGTCAGAAGCTCGTGGGGAATTGTTTTAGAGCCCAGGGCACACTATTCATCCTGAGGACTCTCAGCTCTATGCTTAGCAACTGTCTTGATGTTTATGAACCATGGGTTAGAACCCAGGAAGTGGGGTCAGCAggtaagagtactggttgctcttccagagaccagcattccatctccagcactcacatgacagcttacaaccatctgtaactccagtctcgggatctgatgccctcttctgacctccgcaggcACCGTGTGCACATGGAAAACACCCACACCCAAGCACGcccacacacaaaagaagccAGGAAGTCACTTAGCATCCCGGAACTTTTCAGCTGCTTTTGGGGTCACACTGACACAGGACCTGACCTTAGAGATGTCCCTATCCAACTCTCCACGGAAACCTGTCTAAGCTACCACACTTTAGTGACAAGAGCATTCCACCGGGAGAGGGTTTCCAAGGCAACGGGAAAGGTCAAAAGATGTGAGTAGATCGGGAAGTGATGGACGAGGAAAGGACTACCaggcaggggctggggggggggggtgcactcATCTCTGCATCTTAGATCGCACAGGAGCCAGAAGACAGCTGTCAGTGTATGTTCTGGAGAGAGCTGAGTGTGTCAGCTTTAAGAGATCAGAGAGGGCCCTGACAGTCGTTGAACAGGACAAGTCTCGGGTTTGGTTTGGGGTCATCTCAGCTCTGCCATTTCTCACTGAGGTACTCCCAATAACAACCCCTCTGAGGTCTCTCCATCTAGAAAATGGAGAGATGTCTTAGGGCTATGTATGTGTGGGAGCGTGGAACCCATCCTAAGCCATGCCCTCTGCTCTGATAGTGCAAGAAGAGCAGGTTCACTGTCAGACTCTGAGCTTTGCGTCCCACACTTACCGGTGTGAAGGGAACTCTTTCCTACTGAGTGTCTACTCAATGCATCGAGCGCCTTCACTTGCAATACACACTACTTCACTCTGTCTTCTTACACTCTGTCTTCCTTACAGTCTGTCTTCCATGAGGCAGGCATGAATACTGCTCTAAATTTTACattaactttttgagacaggatctcactgggtactcaaggctggcctggaactcactgcataTCCCTAACTGGCCACAACATCTCTCTGCCTcaagcctcacaagtgctgggattacaagtgcgaACCATCATTTAGAGTTAAGAAAAGGAGTCCATGAGATTAAACAACTTTTCCAGTTCACATGCTGGTATGATGGAGCCGAGGTCTGCACCAGGCTCTGAACAGAGGCGAAGCTCCACACCACTCCTGCACTTCAAAGGCAATCATCCCCCTTCAGCTCTCAGCTCAGTGCTAGGCACACAGTGAGACTTCAACAGGTCCTGTACGGTTTTACACAGGTGCAGGCTCTGCCTCTcaaagtcagtggttctcaacccgtgggtcctgaccctttcacaggggtcacctaagacccaCAGATATTtgcgttatgattcataacagtagcaaaattatagttatgaaggagccatgaaaagaattttatggttgggggtcaccacagcatgaagaactgtacaaaagggtcacagcattaggaaagttgagaaccactgctctaaatagACTGGGAGGATTGGTGATGTGCTCAGAGTTAGAGTACTTGTCTATGatatgcccaaggccctgggtttgactctcACAACAAGAATGGATGGCCCTCTTTGCAAGGAATAATTGGCTTTTGTATCCTCGTCCCCTTGCACAAAGACCCTATAGCAAAGATTATAGTGAATGGATGAATACATGGGAACAGAAAATGAATTAGTATGATTCCTTGGGTTTTTAGACAGCAGATAAATGTGCAGGATATGATATCATCCTGGTCATCAGAAAACGTTTTAGAATTACAGACTGAACACCTTAGAAAAGGCAATCTTTGTAGTTGTAAGTGGCATATATCaagttattttcttctctcttttggtCCTTGCCTCTGCCTTAGTCACAAATCAGGACAGCAATAGGTCATTTTCCCCATTGGcagataaagagacagaaagattcagAGACATTCCAGCAGCTAAATGATGCTCTTTTCCCATCCAGAAAGCACACAGTCTGCTCCTACACTGTTAGGGACAGAAAACACTCCATGGACCATTCCAATTTTGCTGTTACCCCTTTCCCAGAGCAGGTTGAGGATCAGGCTCTACTTTCTGGGTGACACCTTTGGGGACTCAGAGGGATTAAGACCTACTGCCGCTCAACTCCATACTTAAGTTTCAGGATTGTCAGAGCTGGTCCAAGCAACCCTGTCCCTGAACAGCCAGGGGAACCAAAGTGTTTTCAACCAGACCACACTTTATATTAAAATGGCTGGAGCAGGCCTCTGCTGTGACATTATGCCACTGTGTCACATGGGACTTGCAGGAAGCCCTGACCGCAAGCATAGGGTACATCTCCAGGACACGCCTGGGTGTCCAGTAGAGAAagtcagagggaagaaaaaagccGAGGCTGGACTAAGATGGGGTTGGCATGCGACATCAGGTGAGGATGAAGGTTTGAGGTCGTGGTTTGGATGTAGGTCTAGACTAGAGTTTCCTGAAGTCAATATGTGAGTCAACAGCTGAGGAGCGTGTGCAGGCAGGTTTGAGGAGGAAGACGGGGCAGGTGACAGGACTGGGGTAGTCACAGGGAGTTCATAAAGCTGGGGATGGGGCCTGGAACAGCCCCCAGATGGGTGCATCTGTGTGAGGACTAAGAGTAGAGTTTGAGATTCCTCTGTATGTCCGGGATAGCATTTGCTGTTAGGGCAAGGGTTGGCTTGTGATTTGGGATTGGGTTGAGGGCGATGGAAGAATGAGGTTCACAGTAGGGGCAGAGTGAGCGTTTGGGGTAGGGCTGGTCAGGTTCAAGCATGGTTCCATCCTGGGGTCAGGATGAAGGAAGCCTTGAGGTGGGGCTTCAGGAGTGCGATGGGTTAGAGATAAAGTGAGAATAGGGTCAGTATTGGCCATGAGGAGAAGGGATGATTTGCGGGATGGGCACTTAGGTGAAAGCGAAGGTTTAGCAAGAGGCTAGTCTGCGGGTGGGAGAGGGGGTTAAGACGGGAGGAGGGTTCGAGGTGAGGTTAGGGCCAGGGCCTGTACCTGAGCCACCACATGTAGCTGTGCTCGTAGGGGAAGAAGCTGTGCGGGTCGTCGCAGCAGTATTTGTGGTCTCGGAAGCCGCAGCAGAAGACGGCGGCCGCCTCGCCCCCCGGCAGCGGGCAGCTGAAGCCGCGCACCACCTCCTGCTCGGCGCTTACGTAGCTCGAGCAGGCGCCGCTCATCGCGCCTCCTTGGGCCACCAGACGGACGGCAGGCGAGCGAGGGACTGCCGGAGACCCAGCGGAGCCTGGGGAAGAGACGGGggtcaggcaggcagggaggcgcGCAGGCAGAGGCGCGCACAGAAAGGCACACGGCGAAAGGCGCGGAGGCGCGCGGTGAGGACGGGGCGCCCGGGGACCCGGCGGCCAGGTGCGCGGGCGCGGAGGCAGGGGAGCGCGCGGGGCCCCAGTCCTAGGCGTGACCTGTCCCTAGCAGCCCAGGCAGCACTCTAGGGCTAGGGAGGCAGGGTGGACATTTGAGGACCTCGCCTGAGCGAGGTAACACCGTGCCCGGGTGCCAGGACCCTTCTCTGTCTGGGAGGTTGTGTGCTGCGCAGGAGACAGGCAGAGTGAGGTCCTCTGGGATGATGAACACACTGCTCCATTCATTTAACTGGCAAAGCAACCTGAGGACCAGGGATTTTCATTGTATAGACGGCAGCTGAAGACCAGAGACAAGTCATTTATTTCCCCAGGCTTCCGAGCCCATGGGATTTCAACCCTGCTGTCTTGCTGGCTCTCAGCAAACCTTTTTCCAGTGGGCCTCCAGTGGTCCACACTGGCCTTGCCGTCTTGATGaccctgcctccaactcccagaTGCTGCGATTCCGGGtgcgtgccaccacaccctgctcatTTCTACCTgtcatttcctctcctctcctggtcCCTCTTTCACCCGCAATGCTGAccccccccttctcccccttcccgTGTTAGCACTCTCTGCTGTTTGGCCAAGGACAATAGGGCAATTGTCCCAGGAACAAGCCTTTTCCCTACCTCAATTAGGGGCTGCCAGCCTCCACAACTTGTTCCCAGACTACAAGGGCAATATTTTCATTCCTGTCTGAAGGAGCATCCAGACCCTCGGTTTCCCCAATGTACCCGGAGAGGGTAGACAGAAGATCTTTTATCCAGTTCCTCAGAGCCTCAGCTGTGTGTTTTCACAGAAGTGGACAGTAGGAAATAGCCAATGTGATGCTTCCCCTTTGCTCTGGCCACgggcgtgtgcgtgcgtgcgtgtgtgtgtgtgtgtgtgtgtgtgtgtgtgtgtgtgcgtgcgtgcgtgcgtgcgtgtgtgcgtgtgcgcgtgcgcgtgcgtgcgtgtgtgcgtgcgtgtgcgtgcgtgtgcgtgcgtgtgtgtgtgtgtgtgtgtgtgtgtgtgtgtgtgcgtgtgtatcaCGGATCTGAAGGGGGCTGGGTATGTAAGCCCAGCTGActccttctctgcttcccccTGTACTTCCTTTCCTTTGTCCTCTAAGGCAGCTCCCTGGAGGCTGTTGGGTCCCAAACCTCTGACCTGGGTACCTGGAAGGCTCAGATCTGGGCCTGCCCTTCAGTTCGGTGGAGGAATCAGAGAGGATTCATCACGGAAGGGTCAGTGGAGGAATCAACACAGGACTGGACTGGGCAGGGAAAGGGGGATGCAGGGATTGTAGACATGGAGGAACACTATGTAAGGGGACAGGGAAGGGTTTTGAGAGAGGGATGGCTTCGAGGGTTACTGTGaagtaaacaaaaaacaataaacaagaaaGGAGCCAGATTTCAGGGCACGTGCCAGTAGTCCCAGCTCTtcggcaggctgaggcaggaggattgcttgagcccaggagtttaaggccagcctgccaAAGCAGAACTCATCTCAACAATGAACAAACACTTACCTTTGGCATGGAGTATAGCTGAATGGTAGATCATCTACCCAGAATGCATGAGGCCCCAGAGTCTATCACCAGTACCTCAAAACCAAGAGGAATTGTTATTATTCCCAGAAAAGCTGCTCCGAGCTGGGATCACGGGAGACTGAAGAAGGAGCACTTTGACCTGGATGtaccagaagagggggttgggagagggagacTCCTTTGGGGAGCAGTGGGCCTCTGTGAGACATGGTCAGCTGGCAAAACTGGGAAGACAATTCCCCAAACCCCTTTCCAGTCAAGAATTAATTTCTTTCTCCTAACAATCCAG
Coding sequences within:
- the Shisal2a gene encoding protein shisa-like-2A — its product is MSGACSSYVSAEQEVVRGFSCPLPGGEAAAVFCCGFRDHKYCCDDPHSFFPYEHSYMWWLSIGALVGLSTAAVVLLAFIVTVCVLCFLFISSKPHTKLDPGLSLQTTGSKKMSPDHHGLNTATTMEGSHSPRQSYSSNSQLESNERQATGPRSLLQHHFSATSNIPGSPEEASVPTPDPCGPVP